Sequence from the Gracilinanus agilis isolate LMUSP501 chromosome 6, AgileGrace, whole genome shotgun sequence genome:
CCATATCACCAGGCAAAGGAAGCCTGCCATACCTTAACATCATACCCCACCCTAACCCAGAAAAAACCAAGCTCCTGAGCAGctcaccttttatttatttttcggtttttAAATTGAACTTTCCTTTTACTGGCGCTGTAACTTTCCTGTATACTGGCCACATGAGtactgggggggggaggggagccgGTCGTGGGGGAGGGATCTCCACAACATTCCATTTATACACAAAACTAAACGGACAAGCACAGAGCCACTATCATCGCGGTTAGAAGTTGGCAGCACCGGGAAAGGGGGAGAACCAGGGACGTCAAGGGGGAAAGAGGGGTCgtcgttaaaaaaaaaatactgaaaaatactGGCCTTCCCCCAATCTGGGCATCCCGGGGTGAGGGGTAGGGGGAGGGCTTGGTCTGCTACAACTCAAGAGGAATGAGAATATCCAAGGCGGTTTGGGAAGGCCAGAGGGAGAAGGAGGTCAGGGCTTAGGGGAGGTTTGGCAAGTGGGTGAAGGGATTGCCCTGCCCCTGCTAGGATTTCCCCTAGCCCCTGGGGTCTGGCAGGAAGGGGGCAGCCCCAGCAGGGGAGCCGGAGGTGGGACACTCACAAGGGCTTCCCCTCCAGGGAGATCACGGCATTGCCCCCCAGCTTCTCAGCCAGGGTGCAGCGGTCCTTCACCTCCTCATAGCAATTGGCTTGTAATTCATGCTTGATAcctgggggaaggaaggaggggaaaggtcAGAGCCAGGAAGGGTTAGACCCATCCACATTTTCAGACCCAACCTCGAAGCTTCTAAGGTCCCACCAACCAAGGCCACAGAATCAGGCTCCTCACCCAGTTCTTCAGACCCAACGAAATTCAGCCTTGCACATGGCCAAAGAGGGTTACGCTATTTGGAAATGCCATCTCTCACCCGCACGCACATGAACACACACCTGTCAGCTTTTTCTTGATGGCGTCCTTGGAGCTGGCATAGATCATTTTGCTCTTGAGAGGGGCACACTCGGGGGCCCTGGCAGGAAAGACCAAGATTCAGGAGTCCACCTTCCTCTCTGGAGAATGCCAGCACCCACCCCTAAGCTGCAAGTCTGGCCCCTCAACTCACCAGAAGATGAACACCAGGTCCTCCTTCTTGCTCTCCTTGGTCTCATAGGTAGCATCGTAGAGGGCGTAGCGGCAGTCCTTGTCAGGTAGCATCTTGACAAAGGTGGCATAGGGGTCATCCACAGTTTGGCCCACATCCCCCACAAGGATCTCTTTGCCCTCCTCCAGCACGATGTTCTTCTTGTCTTCACTCAGGCAGAACAACACAGCCTTCTTGCGCTTCTTCACTTCCTCTGGCGTGGAGGATTTGCGAACCTTCATGTCGTTGAAGACCTTAATCACCCCATCTGAGACAGCCACCCCTGAGGCCTATGGGCAGACAGATGGGTCAGAGGTGAATGCTCTTCTCTGAGCCCGTTCCACTTTCCCGAGTCCTAATAGAGACACACGGAACTGTCCCAACAGACTCAAAGGAAAAGGGATTGGCCTGGTAATAAGAAGATAGTGGTTTGCCaagtgttttctcatttgatttcacAACCCTAAAGGCCATGCAGAGATGGAGATgctgttctcattttacaaacaaataaatcaaagccAAGTGacttttgcccaggatcacaaaactaaaCAGGAAGTTCcaaaaatcaggatttgaactcaggtcttcctgattcccaagtcCAGGGGCTTTTTCCCTAACCCTGTCACCTCAAAGATCATCAGAACTATGAATGGTTTCCTTATGGGCTGACATGCAGGGACTCGGCAAGGAGGTCCTGACCCGCTGGGAAGCCAGAGATGTAACAGGCTGAGAGAATGGAGATGGGACTATAGAGAAGGAAGCAGGAAAGAGAAAGCCCAACATCACCCTACCTGTACCCCAAGTTGGTAGAGacctatttttaaatgaagaaccGGCCCCAAGCTGCGGGTTCTTCTGCACTGAGAAAGGGCAAGGAGGACTCGCCATTTCCAGTAGGAATTGCCTCCAGGGGCCCCCACTTCCGCCTCCTCAGGGCTGGAGTACCTGGGACTTCCCTACCCTCCAGGTGCCTTCCCGAGCTCCATCCGTGGGGGCCCTGCTACATCCCACCTCCCTTAAACAGACCGAGAGGAGAGACCTTGGCTGCCGCTTCCTGAGTAGAAGGGAGTCCACCTAGGGAGGTGAAGCACGGCCCCACGCACCCTCCCCCCAAAGGAGTTGGAGCGGGATCGCCCCCCTCGTGTCTGCGGTCACTCGGCGGAGGATGTTTGCCCAAAGACCAGGCGGTCCAAGGGCTTCCCGCAACGCCCGGCAGGAGAGCCTCGTGCTTCCGTTCCCttcctctctgctcccctccccctccccaactgCCCCTCGCTAGCCTCGGCCCTGCAAGGACTGCGCATGCGCGAcgcccccaacctcccccccctcTGGGAACCACTTGACGGTTGGGAGGGGGAAGGTCGCGCGCGGCCGCTTCGCCCAACAACCGTAACGTCAGCCAAGGACGCGCGCGCGTGGGGCGCCCCCGCGCGCGTGCCCCTCCAGCAACCACTGGAGTGGCCCGCGGCGCaccgggagggggagggggaggggagcggaTGGAGGAGAGGATGGAGAGGATGGAAGATGGAGAGGATGGAGGATGCCGCCCCCGCCCGTTGCACCGCCTCCGCCCCCACCCCCGCTCCCGCCAAGCCCTCCGGCCCGCGCTCACCATGGTTCCAAAACGAGTTTGCGAGCGAGCAGGGAGGGAGGGTGAGGGAGGAACAAGGGCCACAGGAGAGGAGGGACGCGCCTCCTTCGCTGCCGCTGCCAGGAGCCGACTGAACGCGGCCTCTCCCGGCCCCTTCCGTTTAGTAGGAGCCGCACAATGAGAGGCGGGGCGTGCTTCCGGCGCTCTGGGGACTGGGCCGACGGGAAATGGAGTTCGCGAGTGCTGCGCCGCCCCGGGGCACGCCGGGAAGTGGAGTCCCCGCGCTTGGCCCCGCAGCAGGTCGAGACTGTGCGTTTACTCCCCCCGACCCCGCCCAGACAGAGAGGGGCGGAGCCGGGCCAGAAGCGTAGGCTGCAGCGCGCCCCCGTAGGTCGGTGTCCGCAGGCCGAGAAACTCCGAGCCAACGTCCTAGCCTCACAGCCGATCCTGCTCCAGTTCTCATTTTACGGAGAGGAAAACCGAGGCCCAAGGTGTTTCAACTCTGTTAGGAGTCTATGcttgcagatggagaaactgaggcagaggcagCAGCAGACCAGAGAACCTGCAGCCCCTTCTCCGGGGTGAGGGTGGAGAGGCAGGACGGGGAACCCCCTGGCGCTCTATGCGCGCAGCCGGGAATAGATTGTTGATCCATACTGGGCTCCGGAAACCTGACAGAGCCGTAGATCTCGTGCCAGGGGACCACGCATTTAGGGGTTATTGTGGGTATGGGCGTTTGAGGGAGGAACTGATGATTTGTGGCCCGTGGAGGACCCAACCCAGCCCCTCTATCTCATTCTCTCCAGGGTTGGATGTGGATACGTGGATGGTTGAGATTGTCCGAACAGTTAAGAGAGCATCTAAAGTCCCCTACTTTACAGATGgcgaaactgagacccaagagcTATGAACAGGATCCGATCTGCCCAGTCTCACGGCTACAGAGGGGCGGGAGGAGGCAAGATGCACCCGCCTTCCCAATCCCCGACCCCGCCACTCCCAGCCAGAGCGGGACTGAGACGCTGAGCAGCCGAAAACTGGGATCGAGGGGTACCCTTAACCCTAAAATCGCACTGGGAAAGCCAGCCTCCTCGCCAGtttgagggaggggaggggactcGCGCTTCGAGGTTGCCGTGGAGACCagcgcaccccccccacccccccagcgcTCGCCAGCAGCTCAGGGATGCCCTAGATCGCCTTATTAGGGCATGAGCCTGGAGGGGGCGGAGCCAGAGAGAGCTCCCATTCACTACGCCTTATATGGAAACTGCTCCTTATTTGGGAACCGCGGGCGGGCAGGAGGAGGGTTAGCGAGTGTTCTGGAGAGCCCCAGCCTGGGCGGCGGTCAGCTTATTCCGGTGCCAGCCTTGGGCCCATTGCAGTAAATGCAAAGGCCCGGAGTCCAGTGGACTCCCAACGCGGGAGCCGGTTTCTCCTCCAACCTCTTCTGCACACTCCCTGCCCGAACGGTAGTGAACTCTCCAGATTCTAGTCCCCTCTGCAAATCCCCCAAACCCGAGATCCGTCCGCTTCCTCTGCATACCTTCCTTACCCCTCACGCCCACCCCAGCCCCTGCAGGTGCTGTAGCCGGTCTACTGGCACAGAAACCAAGTTAGAGCGTTTGTTCGTCCTCCAGACCACAGGAGGCGCTGTGCAAGTTCCCCCGCCTCCGCACAGCACTCCTTGCCCTTTCTCTCCTACCACTTGAATGCGGAAGGGGCGGGGCTTCGTTGGCGTGGGGCTGAGAGGTTTAGCGCTCGGACACCTCCATTCAGGGCCTAGGGGTGACGTCAGCATCCCCAACCCAAGTTAGGGCTAGACGCGAGTTTGCGTTTAGTGTGTCCGGAGTCGGGGCTGGGCTATGGCCTTGCCTGCGCCCGCGCCTCGCCTGGGCCGGAAGCGGCCGCTACCCGCCTGCGCCAATCCACTCTTCGTGCGCTGGCTCCAGGAGTGGCGGGACGAGGCGGCTAGCCAGGGCCGTCGGGCGCGCTTTGTCTACCAGAAGGTGGGCCGGGGACATTGGGAAGGGAGGGGCATGGGGGCGGGATCTCTGGGCTCTTAGTTGTCTTGAGGGTGGGTCCAGGACAGAGGGCGGGGCTTCGCCTCCCCGAAGCGGGGGCGTGGCTTCATCCACCTGCAGGTGGGCCTAGGAGGGGGCGGGGTTGGGGCGGGGTTCTATCTTCCGGAGCGTGGGCTTGGAGCCGGGGCGGGAGTTGAGGGCACAAGTGGGTGGAAGAGGAGGTGAGGCGGTGGTCTTTGTGCTCTCCCAGTTCTCGGGTTCCTACGTCCTTCCTCCCAGCCTCGGGGTTGGGGCTGAGCCGCCTGGGGTCCTGGGCTTCAGGGGCCAGTTGTGGGCAGAGTGGAGATGCGGACGTGGGGGCCCTCCCTTGACCGACCCATCTGTTGTCCCTTCAGGCCTTGCGCTCCCTGCTGAGATATCCCCTGCCTCTGAGAAGTGGGAAAGAAGCCAAGATCCTCCAGCACTTTGGGGACACCCTCTGCCGCATGCTGGACCAGCGCCTGGAGCAGCACCTGGCCTCTGGTGGAGGTGACTGGGGCTGACCTGTGAGGCCAGCCTCGCTAGGGCAGAAGGGCTTGGCAGGCAGCCAGCACAGTATCTAGTCAATTCATTTTCAGCATCCTTTAGGAAGCGCCTCCTGGCACAGTCCTGCCTAGGGGCTCTGGGAGAGTCGCTGGACTTGATTTATCTTTGGGTTTTAGCTACAACCTTTATTTCCAGCTGCCCTGTAAGCCTCCACGGGCCCCAGCTGAATCCTTCATAATGTCCAATCTGAAGATGgtctttgaggggcagctgggtagctcagtggattgagagccaggcctagaggcaggaggtcctaagttcaaatccagcctcaagacatttcccagctgtgaccctggacaagtcacttgacccccatttcccacccttaccactcttccaccaaggagccaatacacagaagttaaggtttaaaaaaaaaatggtcgtTGAACTCTTTAAGAGGACTTATAGCCAGTACTGGTTCAAGCTAGTCTAAAGGGAGGCCTTGTTGGGAGCTGTGGGCCAGACCGAGACAAGGTCTGGGCAGCATTCTGAGAATGATCCTTAGAGAAGTTAAGGTAAAGCCTGAGAAGTGGCCCAAAGAGGAAGGTCTTGCGCGTTGTTGGAGCATCCAGGAAGCCTCCCGGGAGGGAGGGGGTCTTTTGCCTTGGACTTTGGGTCTTTGATGGTAGAAAGAAGAGCCCCTAGATAGGACCAGGAGAAGCGATGGGGAGATGTAAAGTCTGGGGCAGCTTCCTGCTGAGAAGCCAAAGCTAGAGACACCAGTGACCCAGGCATGGCTGGCATAGACTCACCAGGTCTATGTGAAGGGGATACTTAAGAGATTCTTTCTTCACCAAGCCTCTGAGAAGGAAGTGATTTAGCCAAGGCCATTATTCTTGGCAGGGTTAGAGCCAGGTTAGAAATGCA
This genomic interval carries:
- the CFL1 gene encoding cofilin-1, which encodes MASGVAVSDGVIKVFNDMKVRKSSTPEEVKKRKKAVLFCLSEDKKNIVLEEGKEILVGDVGQTVDDPYATFVKMLPDKDCRYALYDATYETKESKKEDLVFIFWAPECAPLKSKMIYASSKDAIKKKLTGIKHELQANCYEEVKDRCTLAEKLGGNAVISLEGKPL